The Vibrio agarivorans genome window below encodes:
- a CDS encoding efflux RND transporter permease subunit: MPQKAVQSDDDITGIAAYFIRNRVISWMISLIFLIGGAAAFFELGRLEDPAFTIKDAMVVTSYPGATPQEVEEEVTYPIEKAIQQLSYVDEINSISSRGLSQITVTMKNNYGPDDLPQIWDELRRKVNDLKPSLPPGVNDPQVIDDFGDVFGILLAVTGEGYSYKELLDYIDYLRRELELVDGVSKVSVSGDQQEQVFIEISMKKMSSLGLSPDTVFNLLSTQNVVSDAGAVRIGDEYIRIHPTGEFKDVDQLGDLILTGGGSSDGLIYLRDVADIKRGFVEVPSNIINFNGKTALNVGVSFAEGVNVVEIGKAFDRKLAELKYQQPVGIEIARVYSQPTEVDKSVSGFVVSLGQAVAIVIVVLLFFMGLRSGLLIGLILLLTVLGTFIFMQYYGIELQRISLGALVIALGMLVDNAIVVVEGILIGTQKGRTRLQAATDIVTQTKWPLLGATVIAVTAFAPIGLSEDATGEYCGTLFTVLLISLMLSWFTAISLTPFFADLFFKGQKTPEASEDSDPYNGFIFVMYKKFLEYCMHRAWITMTVLIVGLVVSIYGFTFVKQSFFPSSTTPMFQVDIWLPEGTDIRATNDKLRELEQWISTQDHVEHITTTAGKGLQRFMLTYAPEKSYAAYGEITTRVDDFLNLDPLMIRFREHVEQNYPEINYKLKKIELGPGGGAKIEARIIGSDPNELRRIGAQVADLMHADPGATNIRHDWRERTKVIEPQFNESQARRYGITKSDVDDVLSMSFSGKSVGVYRDGTTLMPIVARLPEDERVDVRSIEGMRIWSPAQSDYIPLQQVALGYDIYWEDPIIVRKNRKRMLTVFADPDLLGEETAATLQKRLQPLIEAIEMPPGYSLEWGGEYESSGDAQESLFTTMPLGYLFMFLITVFLFNTVKEPIIVWCTVPLALIGVTTGLLVLDTPFGFMALLGFLSLSGMILKNGIVLLDQINIEIESGKEPYVAVVDAALSRVRPVCMAAITTILGMIPLLPDIFFKPMAVTIMFGLGFATVLTLIVVPVLYRILHKVKIPA; the protein is encoded by the coding sequence ATGCCACAAAAGGCTGTTCAGAGTGATGACGATATCACGGGCATCGCTGCCTATTTTATTCGCAATCGCGTTATCAGTTGGATGATATCATTGATATTTCTTATTGGCGGTGCAGCAGCATTTTTTGAACTAGGGCGTTTAGAAGATCCCGCCTTTACTATCAAAGATGCGATGGTGGTCACTTCATATCCGGGCGCTACGCCACAGGAGGTAGAGGAGGAAGTCACCTACCCAATAGAGAAAGCCATACAACAACTTTCTTACGTCGATGAAATAAATTCTATTTCAAGCCGTGGTTTGTCTCAGATTACGGTAACAATGAAAAATAACTACGGTCCAGATGATCTTCCGCAAATTTGGGATGAATTGCGTCGAAAGGTCAATGATTTAAAACCGTCACTTCCGCCGGGGGTCAATGACCCACAGGTGATTGATGACTTCGGCGACGTGTTTGGTATTTTGCTGGCGGTCACTGGTGAAGGGTATTCATATAAGGAATTATTGGACTACATCGATTACCTAAGACGTGAACTCGAGCTGGTGGATGGGGTTAGCAAAGTCTCGGTCTCTGGTGATCAACAAGAGCAGGTCTTCATCGAAATCTCAATGAAGAAAATGAGTAGCCTCGGGCTCTCTCCTGATACAGTGTTTAACCTACTCTCCACGCAGAATGTGGTATCTGATGCTGGTGCGGTACGAATCGGTGACGAATATATTCGCATTCATCCTACGGGTGAGTTTAAAGACGTTGACCAGCTCGGTGACCTGATTCTTACCGGTGGGGGTTCATCGGATGGCTTAATTTACTTGCGTGATGTGGCAGATATCAAACGTGGCTTTGTGGAAGTTCCGTCCAACATCATCAACTTTAATGGTAAGACGGCGCTCAACGTCGGAGTGTCTTTTGCTGAGGGTGTGAACGTTGTTGAGATCGGCAAAGCCTTTGATAGAAAGCTTGCCGAGTTAAAATACCAGCAACCTGTAGGCATTGAAATCGCGCGTGTTTACAGCCAGCCAACAGAAGTTGACAAATCGGTGAGTGGTTTTGTCGTCAGTCTAGGGCAAGCAGTTGCGATCGTTATTGTTGTGCTTCTGTTTTTCATGGGGTTACGTTCGGGCTTACTCATCGGTTTGATTCTCCTTTTGACTGTGCTCGGTACGTTCATCTTCATGCAATACTACGGTATCGAGTTACAACGTATATCACTTGGTGCGTTGGTTATCGCATTGGGGATGCTGGTGGATAACGCCATTGTGGTGGTTGAGGGGATATTGATAGGCACGCAAAAGGGCCGGACAAGGTTACAAGCCGCCACAGATATCGTGACGCAAACCAAGTGGCCTCTGCTTGGTGCGACTGTCATTGCGGTCACCGCATTTGCACCGATTGGCCTGTCTGAGGATGCTACGGGTGAGTATTGTGGCACCTTGTTTACGGTGTTACTGATCTCGCTGATGCTCAGTTGGTTTACCGCCATTTCACTAACGCCGTTTTTCGCAGACCTGTTTTTTAAAGGCCAGAAAACCCCTGAGGCCAGTGAAGACAGTGATCCTTACAATGGCTTTATCTTTGTCATGTATAAGAAGTTCTTAGAATATTGTATGCATCGAGCTTGGATAACCATGACAGTGCTGATTGTCGGCTTAGTGGTGAGTATTTATGGTTTCACTTTTGTGAAGCAATCCTTCTTCCCATCGTCGACTACGCCGATGTTTCAGGTAGACATATGGCTACCAGAGGGAACGGATATTCGCGCAACCAACGACAAGCTGCGTGAGTTAGAACAATGGATTTCGACTCAAGATCATGTTGAGCATATCACCACTACAGCAGGTAAGGGCTTACAGCGCTTTATGCTGACCTACGCACCTGAAAAGAGTTACGCCGCTTATGGTGAAATTACCACGCGTGTAGACGATTTCCTTAACCTAGATCCGTTAATGATTCGCTTTAGGGAGCATGTGGAACAAAACTACCCAGAAATTAACTACAAACTGAAAAAGATTGAGTTAGGCCCAGGCGGTGGTGCAAAAATTGAAGCGAGAATTATTGGTTCTGACCCAAATGAGTTGCGCCGTATAGGAGCGCAAGTCGCGGATCTCATGCACGCAGACCCAGGTGCAACAAACATCCGTCACGACTGGCGTGAACGTACCAAAGTCATTGAACCACAGTTTAATGAAAGCCAAGCTCGTCGTTATGGTATTACCAAGTCGGATGTTGATGATGTGCTTAGCATGTCGTTCTCAGGTAAATCAGTGGGTGTCTACCGTGATGGTACGACCCTAATGCCAATCGTGGCACGACTGCCTGAAGATGAACGTGTTGATGTTCGCAGTATTGAAGGGATGCGGATTTGGAGTCCAGCGCAATCGGATTATATTCCGCTACAGCAAGTCGCATTGGGCTATGACATTTATTGGGAAGACCCAATTATTGTGCGTAAGAACCGCAAACGTATGTTAACCGTGTTTGCTGACCCAGATCTGCTTGGTGAAGAAACCGCCGCAACGTTACAAAAACGCTTACAGCCACTGATTGAGGCGATAGAGATGCCTCCGGGTTACTCATTAGAGTGGGGCGGAGAATATGAGTCTTCAGGTGACGCACAAGAATCGCTGTTTACCACGATGCCGCTTGGCTATCTGTTCATGTTCTTGATTACTGTGTTCCTATTTAACACGGTTAAAGAGCCGATAATTGTATGGTGTACGGTGCCTCTGGCATTGATAGGGGTCACCACCGGCCTACTGGTGCTTGATACTCCGTTTGGCTTTATGGCGTTGCTCGGGTTCTTGAGTTTGTCTGGCATGATATTGAAAAACGGTATTGTATTGCTTGATCAAATCAACATTGAGATCGAGTCAGGAAAAGAGCCTTATGTCGCCGTAGTTGATGCCGCATTGAGTCGTGTTCGACCGGTTTGTATGGCGGCAATCACCACGATTCTTGGTATGATTCCGTTGCTACCGGATATCTTCTTTAAACCAATGGCAGTGACCATCATGTTTGGTTTGGGCTTTGCTACTGTCTTAACCTTGATTGTAGTTCCGGTTCTGTATCGCATCTTGCACAAGGTGAAGATTCCAGCGTAA
- a CDS encoding DNA-3-methyladenine glycosylase I, whose product MKRCHWLDESKPDYVEYHDKEWGVPVYDDRVFFEFLILESAQAGLSWYTILRRREGYRNAFANFDPQIVSTYDSDKVDALVQDEGIIRHRAKIESAINNAQRFLEVQKEFGSFSRYVWGFVDNQVVDVRAKDDYPPATTPLSDALSKDLKKRGFKFVGSTTMYAFLQATGIVNDHDVDCVCRNR is encoded by the coding sequence ATGAAACGGTGCCATTGGCTTGATGAGAGTAAGCCTGACTATGTTGAATATCATGATAAAGAGTGGGGCGTTCCAGTCTATGATGACAGAGTGTTCTTCGAGTTCCTGATACTTGAATCAGCTCAAGCAGGTTTAAGTTGGTACACAATTCTACGTCGCCGTGAAGGGTATCGAAACGCATTTGCGAACTTTGACCCTCAAATAGTGTCTACTTACGACAGCGACAAAGTGGATGCACTTGTGCAAGATGAGGGCATCATTCGTCATCGGGCGAAGATCGAGTCAGCAATCAATAATGCACAGCGATTTTTAGAGGTACAAAAAGAGTTTGGCAGTTTTAGTCGATATGTTTGGGGCTTTGTTGATAATCAAGTGGTGGATGTTCGAGCGAAAGATGACTACCCACCCGCGACGACACCGCTCTCTGACGCACTCTCTAAAGATCTGAAAAAGCGCGGCTTTAAGTTTGTTGGTAGCACTACTATGTATGCGTTTTTACAAGCGACAGGCATCGTCAATGATCATGATGTCGATTGTGTTTGTCGTAATAGATAA
- a CDS encoding DUF4136 domain-containing protein codes for MLNSLKRSITLLSALVVISGCASSVATDYDASANFSAYKTFQFEDRGDAPLSLDGSRIQQAVNTELEMKGLSASEQNNDLVVRFDILEASELRADGPTFSFGIGSGSRHSRMGYGIGASTPTRVTEIKYGKIAVDLVDSETNEVVWRSISQRQLRETMKPADRQEFIVEQVHEMFKEYPVVTQ; via the coding sequence ATGCTAAATTCGCTCAAGAGATCCATCACACTTCTTTCGGCATTGGTAGTTATATCGGGGTGCGCATCGAGCGTGGCAACCGACTATGATGCCAGCGCAAATTTTTCCGCTTACAAAACCTTCCAGTTTGAAGACAGAGGCGATGCGCCTTTGAGCCTTGATGGCAGCCGAATCCAGCAAGCAGTCAATACAGAGTTGGAGATGAAAGGGTTATCAGCGTCAGAGCAGAACAACGACCTTGTGGTACGTTTTGATATTCTCGAAGCCAGTGAACTTCGTGCAGACGGGCCAACATTCAGCTTTGGTATTGGCTCCGGCAGCCGTCATAGCAGAATGGGCTACGGCATTGGTGCAAGTACACCAACACGAGTTACAGAGATAAAATACGGCAAGATAGCCGTTGATTTGGTCGACAGTGAAACAAACGAAGTCGTTTGGCGCTCGATTTCTCAACGACAGTTGCGCGAAACTATGAAGCCGGCGGATAGACAAGAGTTTATCGTTGAGCAGGTTCATGAAATGTTCAAAGAGTACCCTGTTGTGACACAATAG
- a CDS encoding cystathionine beta-lyase → MSEGKKTTLITAGRDKKWTHGVVNPPVQRASTIVFDTVAEKQQATINRANKTLFYGRRGTETHFAFQDAMTKVEGGAGCALYPCGTAAISNAILSFVETGDHVLMIDTCYEPTRDFCNTILKKMGIETTYYPPEVGEGIREYIKPNTKILFTESPGSITMEVQDVPTLARIAHEQDIIVMLDNTWAAGVNFSPFEHGVDISIQAATKYIVGHSDVMLGTAVASEKYWDQLREQSYLMGQCVSPDDAYLGLRGLRTMDVRLKQHAENSLKVAQWLAARPEVDHVRHPALETCPGHEFFKRDFTGGNGLFSFVLKTSNSKATTALLDGMEHFSMGYSWGGFESLILANEPRSFNSLRTVANPNFTGTLVRLHIGLEDIEDLIADLERGLSRYNSVILDSVATA, encoded by the coding sequence ATGTCTGAAGGCAAAAAGACTACGCTGATCACAGCGGGACGAGACAAAAAATGGACGCATGGTGTGGTTAACCCACCGGTTCAGCGCGCCTCAACGATTGTGTTTGATACGGTTGCAGAGAAACAACAGGCCACCATTAACCGCGCCAACAAAACCCTGTTTTATGGACGCCGAGGCACTGAAACACACTTTGCTTTCCAAGATGCCATGACAAAAGTTGAAGGCGGCGCAGGTTGTGCTTTATACCCGTGCGGTACTGCTGCCATTTCCAACGCTATTCTATCCTTTGTCGAAACGGGTGATCACGTGCTTATGATCGATACCTGTTATGAGCCGACTCGTGATTTCTGTAATACCATTCTCAAAAAGATGGGCATTGAAACCACCTATTACCCACCTGAGGTGGGTGAAGGCATTCGTGAATATATCAAGCCTAACACCAAGATACTCTTCACTGAATCTCCAGGCTCGATCACCATGGAAGTTCAAGACGTTCCAACGCTTGCACGCATTGCCCACGAGCAAGATATTATTGTCATGCTTGATAATACTTGGGCTGCGGGCGTTAACTTCTCACCATTCGAACATGGTGTGGACATTTCCATCCAAGCAGCTACCAAGTATATCGTTGGCCACTCGGATGTGATGCTTGGCACAGCGGTCGCGTCAGAAAAATATTGGGATCAACTGCGTGAACAGAGTTACCTGATGGGACAGTGCGTATCACCTGATGACGCGTATCTAGGTCTGCGTGGCCTACGCACAATGGATGTACGCCTCAAACAGCATGCAGAAAACAGCCTCAAAGTCGCACAGTGGTTAGCAGCACGCCCAGAAGTCGACCATGTGCGTCACCCCGCACTTGAGACTTGCCCAGGGCACGAGTTTTTCAAACGAGACTTTACTGGTGGTAACGGCTTGTTCTCATTTGTTCTTAAAACTAGCAATAGCAAAGCGACGACCGCTCTACTCGATGGTATGGAACACTTTAGCATGGGCTATTCTTGGGGCGGTTTTGAAAGCTTAATCTTGGCGAATGAGCCGAGAAGCTTTAATAGCTTGCGTACTGTTGCAAATCCAAATTTCACAGGCACACTAGTACGCCTGCATATCGGATTAGAAGATATCGAAGACTTGATTGCAGATTTAGAGCGAGGGCTTTCTCGTTATAACTCTGTAATTTTAGACAGTGTCGCGACTGCGTAG
- the cls gene encoding cardiolipin synthase: MDAFYHYFTLTLIGLYWFLVAGVTLRVVLKRRSVSVSLAWLMIIYIIPVVGVICYFMFGELNLGRKRADRALEMFTPFGDWFSLLNECQAHTPERMDVHISPIDELCNRRIGIPTLCGNSLDLRTNPDEILESIIEDINHAQHSIKMVFYIWHPGGLADAVASALIQARKRGVEVKVLLDSAGSPRFFRSSWYTMMRDAGIQVRQALSVKPWRMFLRRLDLRQHRKIIVIDDEVAYTGSMNLVDPKHFKQDSGVGQWIDIMIRVTGPTVNVLSAIHSWDWEVETGKRELPKVPECPIIEPERPLPIQVVPSGPGMPDHLISQVLTLAIHQSKHTVRITTPYFVPSADLTETLKTTAQRGVNVELIIPHKNDSLMVQWASRAFYTELLEAGVKIYEFDGGLLHTKSVVIDDLFCLVGTVNMDMRSLWLNFEVSLAVEDQEFTDQMTHLQKQYIKQSYPVDLDKWQERPVKNRLLERFYYLFNPLL, encoded by the coding sequence ATGGACGCTTTTTATCACTATTTCACGCTTACGTTAATTGGGCTTTACTGGTTTCTCGTTGCGGGTGTTACCCTTCGAGTGGTTCTAAAAAGACGATCTGTCAGTGTCTCGCTTGCATGGCTAATGATCATCTACATTATTCCTGTGGTTGGGGTCATTTGCTATTTCATGTTTGGCGAGCTGAATCTTGGACGCAAACGTGCTGACCGCGCTTTAGAGATGTTTACCCCTTTTGGTGATTGGTTTAGCTTGCTCAATGAGTGCCAAGCTCATACTCCAGAACGTATGGATGTTCATATCTCTCCTATCGATGAGCTATGTAATCGTCGTATCGGTATTCCAACACTGTGCGGTAATAGTTTAGACCTTCGCACCAACCCAGATGAAATTCTAGAGTCGATCATCGAAGACATTAATCATGCTCAACACTCCATTAAGATGGTGTTCTATATCTGGCACCCCGGTGGACTGGCTGATGCGGTAGCCAGTGCTCTGATTCAAGCTCGGAAGCGTGGTGTTGAAGTTAAAGTGCTACTCGATTCAGCGGGTAGCCCGCGTTTTTTCCGCAGTTCTTGGTACACAATGATGAGAGATGCCGGCATACAAGTCCGCCAAGCTCTCTCGGTTAAGCCTTGGCGAATGTTCCTTCGCCGTCTCGACCTGCGTCAGCATCGCAAAATTATCGTCATTGATGACGAAGTTGCTTATACAGGTTCAATGAACCTTGTTGACCCTAAGCACTTCAAACAAGATTCAGGTGTTGGTCAATGGATTGATATTATGATTCGCGTAACAGGCCCTACGGTGAATGTTCTTTCAGCGATCCATAGCTGGGACTGGGAAGTAGAGACCGGTAAACGTGAGTTGCCAAAAGTACCAGAGTGCCCGATTATCGAGCCTGAACGTCCTCTGCCGATTCAAGTCGTGCCGTCTGGCCCGGGTATGCCTGATCATCTCATTTCACAAGTACTGACTCTCGCGATTCATCAGTCTAAGCACACAGTACGCATCACCACACCCTATTTTGTGCCTAGCGCTGATTTGACAGAAACCTTAAAAACCACCGCTCAGCGTGGCGTTAACGTTGAGTTGATTATTCCTCATAAGAACGACTCCTTAATGGTGCAATGGGCTTCTAGGGCGTTTTATACCGAACTGCTCGAAGCTGGTGTCAAAATCTATGAGTTTGATGGTGGGCTACTGCACACCAAGTCGGTGGTGATTGATGATCTGTTTTGTCTAGTGGGTACGGTTAATATGGACATGCGCAGCTTGTGGCTCAACTTCGAGGTCTCACTCGCTGTTGAAGATCAAGAGTTTACCGACCAGATGACGCATCTACAAAAGCAGTACATCAAGCAGTCATATCCGGTTGATCTCGACAAATGGCAAGAGCGCCCTGTTAAAAACCGTCTGTTAGAGCGCTTTTACTACCTGTTTAATCCCTTACTCTAG
- a CDS encoding TIGR01621 family pseudouridine synthase: MFDIVFDAPDFVVINKHPNVSVHKDDGDTMLVEEVSQQLGCDSLYLVHRLDKMTSGLLLLAKTGAAASELSSKFAQREVEKYYLAIADKKPKKKQGLICGDMSRSRRSAWKLNPTTENPAVTQFFTQATSAGQRLFLCKPYTGKTHQIRVAVKSVGSAIVGDPIYNPQSEADRGYLHAFCIGFEYQGKTYRLKVDPCTDSTGELWQAPKVVEAVQKWASPWQLSWPTLPKSITG; the protein is encoded by the coding sequence ATGTTCGATATAGTTTTTGATGCACCTGATTTTGTGGTGATAAACAAACATCCCAATGTGTCTGTACACAAAGATGATGGCGATACCATGTTGGTGGAAGAAGTGAGTCAGCAACTTGGGTGTGACTCATTGTATTTAGTTCATCGACTCGACAAAATGACATCCGGTCTTCTGTTGTTGGCTAAAACCGGCGCTGCAGCGTCTGAACTATCATCCAAGTTTGCTCAGCGAGAAGTTGAAAAATACTACCTTGCTATCGCGGATAAAAAGCCCAAGAAGAAACAAGGCCTAATATGTGGTGATATGAGCCGTTCACGTCGTTCTGCGTGGAAGCTAAACCCGACCACTGAAAATCCGGCCGTGACGCAGTTTTTTACCCAGGCAACAAGCGCAGGGCAACGATTATTTCTCTGCAAGCCCTATACTGGCAAAACACACCAGATCCGTGTTGCAGTTAAGTCAGTCGGTTCAGCGATTGTAGGTGATCCGATTTACAATCCACAGAGCGAGGCTGATCGAGGCTATTTACACGCATTCTGTATCGGCTTTGAGTATCAGGGAAAGACATATCGATTGAAAGTCGACCCATGTACTGACAGCACGGGAGAATTATGGCAAGCCCCTAAAGTGGTCGAAGCGGTTCAGAAATGGGCGTCACCTTGGCAACTCTCATGGCCAACATTACCAAAATCAATTACAGGTTAA
- a CDS encoding class I SAM-dependent methyltransferase produces the protein MQLQQLSTFITQVEQALQVAPDEVRRLFHGRGRRWEGLEQITCDWLQGQLVVSLFKAVDEEFLNALRQALVALAEGDLWQQREGRCILLQHRYESGAPAEVISGELESRPVVVENGLKYQLHLGSNQNAGLFFDMRLGREWVQQNAKHANVLNLFAYTCGFSVAAIAGGADQVVNLDMAGASLSKGRENHKLNGHKVQQVKFMAHDIFKSWGKIKKNGPYDLVIIDPPSFQKGSFALTKDYKKILRRLPDLLTENGKVMACVNSPAVGSEFIVDSMQEEAPEIQFVERLDNPPEFADIDAEASLKVMLFERKPL, from the coding sequence ATGCAGTTACAACAACTCTCTACATTCATCACACAGGTAGAGCAAGCACTACAAGTCGCACCGGATGAAGTTCGCAGGCTGTTTCATGGTCGTGGTCGTCGTTGGGAAGGGCTTGAGCAGATAACTTGTGACTGGCTGCAAGGTCAACTCGTCGTGAGCCTGTTTAAGGCGGTGGATGAAGAGTTTCTCAATGCACTACGACAAGCACTGGTTGCTTTGGCAGAGGGTGACCTTTGGCAACAGCGCGAAGGGCGTTGTATCTTATTGCAGCACCGATACGAATCAGGAGCACCAGCAGAAGTCATTAGCGGTGAGCTAGAATCACGACCTGTTGTGGTTGAAAATGGCTTGAAATATCAGCTTCACCTTGGCTCGAACCAAAATGCGGGCTTGTTCTTTGATATGCGCTTGGGCCGAGAGTGGGTACAACAGAACGCGAAACATGCAAACGTACTTAATCTGTTTGCCTATACTTGTGGCTTTTCAGTTGCGGCGATTGCGGGTGGTGCTGATCAAGTGGTGAATCTGGATATGGCAGGGGCGTCACTAAGCAAGGGGCGCGAAAACCATAAACTGAATGGACACAAGGTTCAGCAAGTAAAATTTATGGCGCATGACATCTTTAAGTCGTGGGGAAAAATCAAGAAAAATGGCCCTTATGATCTGGTCATTATTGATCCGCCATCATTTCAGAAAGGCAGTTTTGCGCTAACCAAAGACTATAAAAAGATCTTACGCCGCTTGCCTGATTTGCTTACTGAGAACGGTAAAGTGATGGCATGTGTCAATTCACCCGCAGTGGGCAGTGAGTTCATTGTTGATTCAATGCAAGAAGAAGCGCCAGAGATTCAGTTTGTTGAACGTCTAGACAACCCTCCAGAGTTTGCAGATATAGACGCGGAGGCGAGTTTGAAGGTGATGTTGTTTGAGCGTAAGCCATTATAA
- a CDS encoding META domain-containing protein — translation MKLSSKSLLAAITLPVLLTACQSNGESMELTATDFQHHNWELVQIDGQDITLENEQAAPRLEIGENMTANGNAGCNNFFGQAELKDNQIRIDKMGMTMKMCPDAAMEIEQAMSKTLMEWSDVTLTKEQMVLSNGIHTLTFNLRDWVN, via the coding sequence ATGAAGCTTAGTTCAAAATCACTGCTCGCAGCAATCACATTACCTGTGCTACTGACTGCTTGCCAGAGTAATGGAGAGAGTATGGAATTGACAGCGACTGATTTCCAACACCACAACTGGGAGTTGGTACAAATTGATGGTCAAGATATCACACTTGAAAATGAGCAAGCGGCACCACGCCTTGAAATCGGCGAAAACATGACAGCCAATGGTAACGCGGGTTGTAACAACTTTTTCGGCCAAGCTGAACTTAAAGACAATCAAATTCGCATCGACAAAATGGGCATGACAATGAAAATGTGCCCTGACGCTGCAATGGAAATTGAGCAAGCGATGTCGAAAACGTTAATGGAATGGAGTGACGTGACTCTAACGAAAGAACAGATGGTTCTTTCAAACGGCATTCATACGCTAACGTTTAACTTGCGTGACTGGGTAAATTAA
- a CDS encoding DUF1289 domain-containing protein — MKEQLEFFNIPSPCIGVCSTDERGYCKGCMRKREERFNWLNFTPREQKHIIHLCRQRYRRKMMKDKINHPQEDDSNGPQESLFD, encoded by the coding sequence GTGAAGGAACAACTTGAGTTTTTTAATATACCTAGCCCTTGTATCGGAGTGTGTAGCACTGATGAGCGTGGTTATTGCAAAGGGTGTATGCGAAAAAGGGAAGAGCGCTTTAACTGGCTTAACTTCACACCGCGAGAGCAGAAACATATTATTCATTTGTGTCGCCAGCGATATCGTCGCAAAATGATGAAAGATAAGATAAATCACCCTCAAGAAGACGATTCAAACGGACCCCAAGAGTCGCTTTTTGATTGA
- a CDS encoding BamA/TamA family outer membrane protein: MKKTLCLAFTSISLISFSSHASTFTDPIDGMFDMGEYLAENAYGFLPVPIVITEPAVGFGAGMFGVFLHENEQEKEKRKKQALHSLDGGARLIPPAVTVFGGAATENGTWFAAFGHRRTWKQDSIRYMGGAGYGNAFVDVGGLFERTIETDTKGLGGIQHLQFRMDDSDLFLGFSQSYIRSEIRSSNNFVDAIFKRRFGESSTTSGLGITLEYDTTNSFFFPTEGMSIETEYKWYRDAFGSDFEYDTFAFSVTKYQPLSSRFTLVGYATLDSLEQKEESNAPNFPGLSLPPLAKPYIDMRGIAAYAYSGDTVSTLQAQLMWHIGPRWSLLGFGGVGSVADQASNLYSENEWAYGVGFRYQIARRYGIHMGMDFAFSDDENAFYFNLGSGF; this comes from the coding sequence ATGAAAAAGACGCTCTGCCTTGCTTTTACGTCTATCAGCCTCATTTCATTTTCTAGCCATGCTTCTACATTTACTGATCCAATCGACGGTATGTTCGATATGGGGGAGTATCTAGCAGAAAACGCTTACGGATTCTTACCCGTACCGATTGTTATTACTGAACCCGCAGTGGGATTTGGTGCAGGCATGTTCGGTGTATTTCTTCATGAAAATGAGCAAGAGAAAGAGAAGCGTAAGAAGCAGGCATTACACTCTCTCGATGGTGGTGCACGGCTAATTCCTCCTGCTGTAACGGTGTTCGGTGGCGCTGCAACTGAAAACGGTACTTGGTTTGCTGCGTTTGGTCATCGACGGACTTGGAAGCAGGATTCTATTCGTTATATGGGGGGAGCGGGGTATGGGAATGCTTTTGTCGATGTGGGTGGATTGTTTGAACGCACAATAGAGACAGATACCAAAGGGCTTGGTGGTATACAGCACCTTCAGTTTCGTATGGATGACAGTGATTTGTTTTTGGGATTTTCTCAGAGTTACATTCGTTCAGAAATCCGCTCAAGCAATAATTTTGTCGATGCAATTTTTAAACGACGCTTTGGAGAGAGCTCAACGACATCCGGGCTAGGAATAACGCTAGAGTACGATACGACGAATAGCTTCTTTTTCCCGACCGAAGGAATGAGTATTGAAACGGAATACAAATGGTATCGTGACGCTTTCGGTAGTGATTTTGAATACGATACCTTTGCATTCAGTGTGACAAAATACCAACCCTTATCCTCACGCTTTACATTGGTAGGGTATGCTACGTTAGATTCTTTAGAGCAAAAGGAAGAATCCAACGCGCCAAACTTTCCTGGTCTTTCCCTGCCCCCATTGGCTAAGCCCTATATTGATATGCGTGGCATTGCTGCTTATGCCTACTCTGGTGATACGGTATCAACTCTGCAAGCCCAGCTAATGTGGCACATCGGTCCCCGTTGGTCACTATTAGGTTTTGGTGGAGTTGGCAGTGTTGCTGATCAGGCGTCAAATCTATACTCAGAGAACGAGTGGGCATACGGGGTCGGTTTTCGCTACCAAATCGCAAGACGGTATGGCATCCATATGGGAATGGACTTTGCATTTAGTGACGATGAAAATGCCTTCTATTTTAATTTAGGTTCTGGTTTTTAA